A window of Sebastes umbrosus isolate fSebUmb1 chromosome 3, fSebUmb1.pri, whole genome shotgun sequence contains these coding sequences:
- the caly gene encoding calcyon neuron-specific vesicular protein isoform X3: MVKLGSNLSDKLEKQPSADDGFDNIPLITPLEVNQLHKPYADKVIVKTSTQYQLQQKKNKLYVPNIKKLNINFYSDVSEKAKITGLILITLAFLTSLLLLLMYKAMWYDQLTCPEGFILKQKHCTPAALEMYYTEQQQQQQEEDEEPGVRGGANAGLYAALSHLNQVKRTGPELPSPWLPVISALKEAEVAKQGGEQLKRELEGEE, from the exons ATGGTGAAGCTAGGCAGCAATCTGTCTGATAAGCTGGAGAAGCAGCCGTCTGCGGACGACGGCTTTGATAACATCCCCCTCATCACACCCCTGGAGGTCAACCAGCTCCACAAGCCGTACGCAGACAAG GTCATTGTGAAGACGTCAACACAatatcagctgcagcagaagaagaacaagCTGTACGTGCCCAATATCAAGAAGCTGAATATCAACTTCTACAGCGATGTTTCAGAGAAAGCCAag ATCACAGGTCTGATCCTCATCACTTTGGCCTTCCTGACCAGCTTGCTCCTCCTGCTCATGTACAAAGCCATGTGGTACGACCAGCTCACCTGCCCAGAGGGTTTCATCCTTAAG CAGAAGCACTGCACCCCGGCAGCTCTGGAGATGTACtacacagagcagcagcagcagcagcaggaggaggacgaggagccGGGCGTCCGCGGCGGGGCCAACGCCGGGCTGTACGCCGCCCTCAGCCACCTCAACCAGGTCAAGAGGACCGGGCCCGAGCTGCCGTCGCCGTGGTTACCAGTCATCAGCGCTCTGAAGGAGGCCGAGGTGGCCAAACAAGGTGGCGAGCAGTTGAAACGAGAGCTGGAGGGAGAGGAGTGA
- the caly gene encoding calcyon neuron-specific vesicular protein isoform X2: MRIHTHTHTHTPTHTHTLELPVSSGRKRLNHMRSPAVNHSSPRQPAVTPSPISISGSDPSTGDRRAPETTRDNHRSSIRATSSAVTFGYKAHSLSQSDLICLSLLSRSVWAFSGSRAAMVKLGSNLSDKLEKQPSADDGFDNIPLITPLEVNQLHKPYADKVIVKTSTQYQLQQKKNKLYVPNIKKLNINFYSDVSEKAKITGLILITLAFLTSLLLLLMYKAMWYDQLTCPEGFILKKHCTPAALEMYYTEQQQQQQEEDEEPGVRGGANAGLYAALSHLNQVKRTGPELPSPWLPVISALKEAEVAKQGGEQLKRELEGEE, translated from the exons AtgcgcattcacacacacacacacacacacacacccacacacacacacactctggagCTGCCAGTTTCCTCCGGTAGGAAGAGGCTGAATCACATGCGCAGTCCTGCCGTGAATCACTcatcaccacggcaaccagCGGTCACACCGAGTCCCATCAGCATCAGTGGGTCCGATCCATCCACAGGCGACAGGAGAGCACCAGAGACAACCAGAGACAACCACA GATCCTCGATTCGAGCTACAAGCAGCGCTGTCACATTTGGTTACAAAGCTCACAGTCTGAGTCAGTCTGACCTGATCTGTCTGTCCCTGCTCTCCAGATCTGTCTGGGCATTTTCAGGCAGCCGAGCAGCCATGGTGAAGCTAGGCAGCAATCTGTCTGATAAGCTGGAGAAGCAGCCGTCTGCGGACGACGGCTTTGATAACATCCCCCTCATCACACCCCTGGAGGTCAACCAGCTCCACAAGCCGTACGCAGACAAG GTCATTGTGAAGACGTCAACACAatatcagctgcagcagaagaagaacaagCTGTACGTGCCCAATATCAAGAAGCTGAATATCAACTTCTACAGCGATGTTTCAGAGAAAGCCAag ATCACAGGTCTGATCCTCATCACTTTGGCCTTCCTGACCAGCTTGCTCCTCCTGCTCATGTACAAAGCCATGTGGTACGACCAGCTCACCTGCCCAGAGGGTTTCATCCTTAAG AAGCACTGCACCCCGGCAGCTCTGGAGATGTACtacacagagcagcagcagcagcagcaggaggaggacgaggagccGGGCGTCCGCGGCGGGGCCAACGCCGGGCTGTACGCCGCCCTCAGCCACCTCAACCAGGTCAAGAGGACCGGGCCCGAGCTGCCGTCGCCGTGGTTACCAGTCATCAGCGCTCTGAAGGAGGCCGAGGTGGCCAAACAAGGTGGCGAGCAGTTGAAACGAGAGCTGGAGGGAGAGGAGTGA
- the caly gene encoding calcyon neuron-specific vesicular protein isoform X1 codes for MRIHTHTHTHTPTHTHTLELPVSSGRKRLNHMRSPAVNHSSPRQPAVTPSPISISGSDPSTGDRRAPETTRDNHRSSIRATSSAVTFGYKAHSLSQSDLICLSLLSRSVWAFSGSRAAMVKLGSNLSDKLEKQPSADDGFDNIPLITPLEVNQLHKPYADKVIVKTSTQYQLQQKKNKLYVPNIKKLNINFYSDVSEKAKITGLILITLAFLTSLLLLLMYKAMWYDQLTCPEGFILKQKHCTPAALEMYYTEQQQQQQEEDEEPGVRGGANAGLYAALSHLNQVKRTGPELPSPWLPVISALKEAEVAKQGGEQLKRELEGEE; via the exons AtgcgcattcacacacacacacacacacacacacccacacacacacacactctggagCTGCCAGTTTCCTCCGGTAGGAAGAGGCTGAATCACATGCGCAGTCCTGCCGTGAATCACTcatcaccacggcaaccagCGGTCACACCGAGTCCCATCAGCATCAGTGGGTCCGATCCATCCACAGGCGACAGGAGAGCACCAGAGACAACCAGAGACAACCACA GATCCTCGATTCGAGCTACAAGCAGCGCTGTCACATTTGGTTACAAAGCTCACAGTCTGAGTCAGTCTGACCTGATCTGTCTGTCCCTGCTCTCCAGATCTGTCTGGGCATTTTCAGGCAGCCGAGCAGCCATGGTGAAGCTAGGCAGCAATCTGTCTGATAAGCTGGAGAAGCAGCCGTCTGCGGACGACGGCTTTGATAACATCCCCCTCATCACACCCCTGGAGGTCAACCAGCTCCACAAGCCGTACGCAGACAAG GTCATTGTGAAGACGTCAACACAatatcagctgcagcagaagaagaacaagCTGTACGTGCCCAATATCAAGAAGCTGAATATCAACTTCTACAGCGATGTTTCAGAGAAAGCCAag ATCACAGGTCTGATCCTCATCACTTTGGCCTTCCTGACCAGCTTGCTCCTCCTGCTCATGTACAAAGCCATGTGGTACGACCAGCTCACCTGCCCAGAGGGTTTCATCCTTAAG CAGAAGCACTGCACCCCGGCAGCTCTGGAGATGTACtacacagagcagcagcagcagcagcaggaggaggacgaggagccGGGCGTCCGCGGCGGGGCCAACGCCGGGCTGTACGCCGCCCTCAGCCACCTCAACCAGGTCAAGAGGACCGGGCCCGAGCTGCCGTCGCCGTGGTTACCAGTCATCAGCGCTCTGAAGGAGGCCGAGGTGGCCAAACAAGGTGGCGAGCAGTTGAAACGAGAGCTGGAGGGAGAGGAGTGA
- the nsmce1 gene encoding non-structural maintenance of chromosomes element 1 homolog, translating into MSKQMGDSHRRFLQTMMASGIVDEQGARALYQYCCVTHNTQHSPDKLDDFIDAINSKLQPLFMQIRKGMSEDSGHQFYALVNMTETDVTRMSSDYADNELELFRKTMDLIVGSENGKASSTDILNSADTLTTKKLKKSETEHLLNRLVQDKWLSEKRGEYTLSTRCIIEMEPYIRAMYQEQTKVCHICRNIAFQCQICENPTCGIKIHNPCVARYFKGRSEPRCPACDDFWPHEIPEVRRPPSQSRR; encoded by the exons ATGTCAAAACAGATGGGAGACAGCCATCGACGGTTCCTACAGACCATGATGGCCAGTGGCATCGTTGATGAACAAGGGGCGAGGGCGCTCTATCAATATTGTTGTGTAACCCACAACA caCAACACAGCCCTGACAAACTGGATGATTTCATTGATGCCATCAACTCAAAGCTGCAGCCCTTGTTCATGCAGATTAGAAAAGGGATGTCTGAAGACAGCGGTCACCAGTTCTATGCTTTG GTGAACATGACTGAGACTGATGTCACCAGGATGTCGTCAGATTATGCTGACAATGAGCTGGAGCTGTTCAGGAAAACG ATGGACCTGATCGTGGGCTCTGAGAATGGCAAGGCCTCCTCCACTGATATTCTGAACAGCGCAGACACCCTGACCACCAAAAAGCTGAAGAAGAGCGAGACGGAGCACCTCTTGAACCGACTCGTGCAGGACAAATGGCTTAGTGAG AAACGGGGTGAATACACTTTGTCCACCAGATGTATTATAGAGATGGAGCCATACATTCGCGCAATGTATCAGGAGCAGACCAAAGTTTGCCACATCTGTCGCAACATCGCTTTCCAG tgcCAAATTTGTGAGAATCCTACATGTGGAATAAAAATACACAACCCATGTGTGGCCAGATACTTTAAAGGAAGATCAGAACCACGGTGTCCAGCATGTGATGACTTTTGGCCACATGAAATCCCtg aagtcagacggcccCCGTCTCAGTCCAGGAGATGA
- the vps37a gene encoding vacuolar protein sorting-associated protein 37A: MNWLFPLSKGSGPLPPLSSLQQQRQRQIESLKAAHPSLAEIQKDVEYRIPFTVNNSTITVNILLPPQFPQEKPVVSVYPPVGHHLVDSNNGTMITSPLITNFGMHSDLGKVIQSLLDEFWKSPPALMSTGSASFPYSMYKQSGMAPYPTQAYHYAPRHGGPSHTPPPGPGQAPGLMPHPGVDSAYGPPRAPAPYGLISDLPLPVPMGDLQAGLNGHMYKMPDIPESFPELCDLNLTQLSDMSENEDVLLEFFVTLPQLKQVTNDKEELVTNIVDMAKKNLQMEPQLEGKRQEMLYKYEQLTQMKMAFETRMQRQHDLSENCSLNTLQARLKVAAHQAEEESEETAENFLEGRTDIDEFLSSFMEKRTLCHSRRAKEEKLQQSINTHGQFPTSH; the protein is encoded by the exons ATGAACTGGCTATTCCCCCTGTCCAAAGGCTCCggacctctccctcctctcagcAGCCTCCAGCAACAGAGACAGCGGCAGATCGAGTCACTGAAAGCGGCTCATCCCAG CCTCGCAGAGATCCAGAAAGATGTTGAGTACAGAATACCATTCACAGTCAACAACTCCACCATTACTGTTAACAT TCTGCTGCCTCCTCAGTTCCCCCAGGAGAAGCCGGTGGTTAGTGTCTACCCCCCTGTTGGTCATCATTTAGTCGACAGCAATAATGGCACCATGATCACCAGCCCCCTCATCACTAAT TTTGGGATGCACTCAGATCTGGGGAAGGTCATTCAGAGTCTGCTGGACGAGTTCTGGAAGAGTCCTCCTGCCTTGATGTCCACGGGCTCTGCTAGCTTTCCATA CAGTATGTACAAGCAGTCAGGCATGGCTCCCTATCCCACTCAGGCTTACCACTATGCTCCTCGCCATGGGGGCCCCAGTCACACGCCGCCTCCTGGTCCAGGCCAGGCTCCAGGTCTCATGCCTCACCCAGGGGTCGATAGTGCCTATGGGCCCCCTCGAGCTCCGGCCCCGTACGGACTGATTTCTGACCTGCCGCTGCCTGTTCCTATGGGAGACTTACAG GCTGGACTGAACGGACACATGTACAAGATGCCTGACATTCCTGAGTCTTTTCCTGAACTCTGTGACTTGAA TCTGACCCAGTTGTCGGACATGTCTGAAAACGAGGACGTGTTACTGGAGTTCTTCGTGACTTTGCCACAACTGAAACAGGTCACCAATGATAAAGAAGAGCTCGTCACCAATATAGTGGACATGGCTA AGAAAAATCTTCAGATGGAGCCACAGCTGGAAGGAAAAAGACAGGAAATGCTCTACAAG TACGAACAGCTGACTCAGATGAAGATGGCATTTGAGACGAGGATGCAGAGGCAGCATGACCTCAGTGAG AATTGCAGTCTTAATACTCTACAGGCTCGGTTAAAAGTCGCAGCCCACCAGGCTGAGGAGGAGTCGGAGGAGACGGCTGAAAACTTCCTGGAGGGACGCACAGACATAGACGAATTCCTGTCCAGCTTCATGGAGAAGAGAACG CTTTGCCACAGCAGAAGGGCCAAAGAGGAAAAGTTGCAACAATCCATCAACACACATGGACAGTTTCCTACCAGCCACTAG